Proteins encoded by one window of Chondromyces crocatus:
- a CDS encoding chemotaxis protein CheB produces the protein MSENPSTMLGERPGHASDETTPEFFVVGVGASAGGLEALERLFEGLSPGCGLAFVVVQHLSPDFDSVMAELLARRTELDCVRVTNGIEVRTDTIYLMPPGTEMIISGGCLLLTERVLDQGLSLPIDGFFRSLAEDMGSRAAAVILSGSGSDGSRGVRAIHEAGGLVLVQSEETARFDGMPRSAIDTGIVDLILSPEELRDALIRYAKRPPGSGAEFADLVALSGSGDAMSPIFDLLRRESGIDFSHYKAATVGRRIERRLLLSRVESPEDYVRQLRDDPAELASLYKDLLIGVTGFFRDRDAFMRFGTDVLPELLERLGPDEDLRIWCAACATGEEAYSLALLAHEAFRKAGQRVRLKVFATDVHRVSLEVAGAGIYPAESLAGLPIELRDRYFTRTSHGDRFQVSPALRSSIVFAHHNVLRDAPFTRIDFVSCRNLLIYFKPAAQRKAISLFLFGLKAGGVMVLGPSETPGPLSDEFLPLDQRWKIYRKRRELRITPDLRGQEGGRERGERLLDRRSIQERAITKAQHALLERFTPPSLLVTPTGELLHSFGGGGRFLAYHDGRPSLNVLDLLDGELKFAVASALKRAGKGDEPAFYERVPARTPDGSCLVRVSVMALGGAEDNQQLLVTLEPATTQSASPGQDEMPVNMLTQERIETLEHELRHTQENLQATLEEMETSNEELQATNEELIASNEELQSTNEELQSVNEELYTVNAEYQAKIAELTELTTDMNHLLESTEVQILFLDKELCIRRLTPKIAETFSLLPQDIGRRIDSFTHKLRHEGIVRDLEGVLHGAERVEREVQDLRGRHYLLRVLPYRPRQTVEGVVLTLVDLSALKDAERELRTSEERARLRGEQMRAILDHAPLSIWVKDRRGNYQIVSRVAAEVLGARADLLIGESDEGLLPPKLASLRRERDEQVASTREVLRVEEQIEYDGAVRTYLTVRFPLVDTSGEVYAIAGIAEDITVRKDAEERDRTALKRRDDFLAMLSHELRNPLAAVLNATYTIERSELDTSATRSALDVTKRQALHMARLLDDLLDITRITLGKIEIRAEPLDLRKAAEAALQAVQPLVESKKLQLHVDLEPLPVAVRGDLHRLQQVQSNMLTNAAKFTPAGGRIWLSVRREGNQAVIRVRDSGVGLPKEDFDRVFELFYQRETTLDRSSGGIGVGLSLVQAVVGLHGGRVSASSDGPGRGSEFVASFPLWQGQLVASTLRPAASPSASPSVSRPLSIILVEDSDDGREMLEVLLMQDGHTVTSFCTGAEGAEAIIQQKPDLALVDIGLPEVNGYEVARRVRRACGKDGLYLVALTGYGRPEDQQAAFDAGFDEHVVKPIRPEILDRVVEGVVTAVSVRERPETAPRHGSDRWSSRPATSDANAE, from the coding sequence ATGAGTGAGAACCCGTCGACCATGCTGGGAGAGAGACCAGGACACGCTTCGGACGAGACGACACCTGAGTTCTTCGTTGTGGGCGTCGGCGCTTCGGCGGGTGGGCTCGAGGCCCTCGAACGGCTGTTCGAGGGTCTGAGTCCCGGCTGCGGCCTGGCTTTTGTGGTGGTTCAGCACCTGTCTCCAGACTTCGACAGCGTGATGGCCGAGCTGCTCGCGCGTCGCACCGAGCTGGATTGCGTGCGCGTGACCAACGGGATCGAGGTGCGAACCGACACCATTTACCTGATGCCGCCAGGCACGGAGATGATCATCTCCGGAGGGTGCCTGCTGCTCACCGAACGTGTGCTCGATCAGGGCCTCTCCTTGCCGATTGATGGTTTCTTTCGCTCGCTGGCCGAGGATATGGGCTCGCGCGCCGCCGCCGTCATCCTGTCGGGTTCGGGGAGCGACGGCTCCCGCGGGGTCCGCGCCATTCACGAGGCAGGGGGCCTGGTGCTGGTCCAGAGCGAGGAAACGGCGAGGTTCGATGGAATGCCCCGAAGCGCCATCGATACGGGAATCGTCGACCTCATCCTGTCCCCCGAGGAGCTGCGCGACGCGCTGATCCGCTATGCAAAGCGCCCCCCGGGCAGCGGCGCCGAGTTCGCCGATCTGGTCGCACTGTCGGGCTCCGGCGACGCCATGAGCCCCATTTTCGATCTACTCCGGCGAGAGTCGGGGATCGATTTCTCCCATTACAAGGCGGCGACCGTGGGTCGGCGCATCGAGCGCAGGCTCTTGCTCTCGCGGGTGGAAAGCCCCGAAGACTACGTGCGCCAGCTCCGGGACGACCCGGCGGAGCTGGCCTCGCTCTACAAGGATCTCTTGATCGGTGTGACGGGGTTCTTCCGCGATCGCGATGCGTTCATGCGGTTCGGCACCGATGTGCTGCCCGAGCTACTGGAGCGTCTCGGCCCCGATGAAGATCTCCGCATCTGGTGCGCCGCCTGTGCCACGGGCGAGGAGGCGTATTCGCTTGCGCTGCTGGCGCACGAGGCCTTCCGGAAGGCCGGTCAGCGGGTGCGGTTGAAGGTGTTCGCGACCGACGTGCACCGGGTCTCGCTGGAGGTGGCTGGCGCCGGCATCTACCCGGCAGAGAGCCTCGCAGGCTTGCCCATCGAGCTGCGCGATCGCTATTTCACGCGCACCTCCCACGGAGACCGGTTCCAGGTCTCGCCCGCGCTCCGCTCGAGCATCGTGTTCGCGCACCATAACGTGCTGCGTGACGCACCATTCACACGCATCGATTTCGTGAGCTGCCGGAACCTGCTCATTTACTTCAAGCCGGCCGCGCAGCGCAAAGCCATCTCGTTGTTCCTGTTCGGGCTCAAGGCAGGCGGCGTGATGGTGCTCGGGCCGAGCGAGACTCCGGGTCCGCTGAGCGACGAGTTTCTGCCCCTGGATCAGCGGTGGAAGATCTACCGCAAGCGGCGCGAGCTGCGCATCACCCCGGACCTGCGGGGTCAGGAGGGAGGACGCGAGCGCGGCGAACGCTTGCTGGATCGTCGGAGCATCCAGGAGAGGGCGATCACCAAGGCGCAGCACGCGCTCCTCGAGCGGTTCACGCCGCCCAGCCTGCTGGTGACACCGACCGGGGAGCTGCTGCACTCCTTCGGCGGGGGAGGACGCTTCCTCGCCTACCACGATGGAAGGCCGTCCCTGAACGTCCTCGATCTGCTGGATGGGGAGCTGAAATTCGCCGTCGCCTCGGCGCTCAAGCGCGCGGGCAAGGGAGACGAACCTGCCTTCTACGAGCGGGTCCCGGCGCGCACCCCCGACGGGTCGTGCCTCGTGCGCGTCTCGGTGATGGCCCTCGGTGGAGCCGAGGACAACCAGCAGCTGCTCGTCACCCTGGAGCCGGCGACCACGCAGTCAGCGAGCCCAGGGCAAGACGAGATGCCCGTCAACATGCTCACGCAGGAGCGCATCGAGACGCTGGAACACGAGCTACGCCATACGCAGGAGAACCTGCAGGCCACGCTCGAGGAGATGGAGACCAGCAACGAGGAGCTGCAAGCGACGAACGAGGAGCTGATCGCCTCGAACGAGGAGCTGCAGAGCACCAACGAGGAGCTGCAGAGCGTCAACGAGGAGCTGTACACCGTCAACGCGGAGTATCAGGCCAAGATCGCCGAGCTCACCGAGCTGACCACGGACATGAACCACCTCCTGGAGAGCACGGAGGTGCAGATCCTCTTCCTCGACAAGGAGCTGTGCATCCGTCGGTTGACGCCGAAGATCGCCGAGACGTTCAGTCTGCTGCCGCAGGACATCGGGCGGAGGATCGACAGCTTCACGCACAAGCTACGGCACGAGGGCATCGTGCGGGATCTGGAAGGCGTGCTCCATGGAGCCGAGCGCGTGGAGCGCGAGGTGCAGGATCTCCGCGGGCGCCACTACCTGCTCCGCGTTCTGCCCTACCGGCCGCGCCAGACGGTCGAGGGGGTGGTGCTCACGCTGGTCGATCTCTCGGCCCTCAAGGACGCCGAGCGCGAGCTGCGGACGAGCGAGGAGCGGGCGCGCCTCCGTGGGGAGCAGATGCGGGCCATCCTCGATCACGCGCCGCTCTCCATCTGGGTCAAGGACCGCAGGGGCAACTACCAGATCGTCAGCCGCGTGGCGGCCGAGGTGCTCGGTGCGCGCGCGGACTTGCTCATCGGCGAGTCCGATGAGGGGCTCCTTCCCCCGAAGCTCGCGTCCCTCCGGCGCGAACGCGACGAGCAGGTCGCCTCCACCCGCGAGGTGCTCCGGGTCGAGGAGCAGATCGAGTACGATGGCGCAGTCCGCACCTACCTGACGGTGCGCTTCCCCCTCGTCGATACCAGCGGTGAGGTCTACGCGATCGCAGGCATCGCCGAGGACATCACGGTGCGCAAGGACGCCGAGGAGCGCGATCGCACGGCCCTCAAGCGGCGCGACGACTTCCTCGCCATGCTCTCCCACGAGCTGCGCAACCCGCTCGCAGCAGTGCTCAACGCCACGTACACCATCGAGCGCAGCGAGCTCGACACGTCGGCGACCCGCTCCGCGCTCGACGTGACCAAGCGGCAGGCGCTGCACATGGCGCGGCTCCTGGACGATCTCCTCGACATCACCCGGATCACCCTGGGGAAGATCGAGATCCGGGCGGAGCCCCTCGACCTGCGGAAGGCGGCGGAGGCGGCGCTGCAGGCGGTGCAGCCACTGGTCGAGAGCAAGAAGCTCCAGCTTCATGTCGACCTGGAGCCCCTCCCGGTCGCCGTACGCGGCGATCTGCACCGCCTGCAGCAGGTGCAGAGCAACATGCTCACGAACGCCGCCAAGTTCACCCCTGCCGGGGGTCGCATCTGGCTCTCGGTGCGGCGAGAGGGGAATCAGGCCGTCATCCGCGTGCGCGACTCCGGGGTGGGCCTCCCGAAGGAGGATTTCGACCGGGTTTTCGAGCTGTTCTATCAGCGCGAGACCACGCTGGATCGCTCGTCGGGGGGCATCGGCGTCGGCCTCTCTCTGGTGCAGGCGGTCGTCGGCCTCCACGGTGGGCGCGTGTCCGCCTCGAGCGACGGCCCAGGGCGGGGCAGCGAGTTCGTGGCCTCCTTCCCTCTCTGGCAGGGTCAGCTCGTGGCCAGCACGCTGCGCCCTGCCGCGTCGCCGTCCGCGTCGCCATCCGTGTCCCGCCCGCTGTCCATCATCCTCGTCGAGGACAGCGACGACGGCCGCGAGATGCTGGAGGTGCTGCTGATGCAAGACGGCCACACCGTCACCTCCTTCTGCACCGGTGCGGAGGGAGCCGAGGCCATCATCCAGCAGAAGCCCGACCTGGCCCTCGTCGACATCGGGCTGCCCGAGGTCAACGGCTACGAAGTGGCTCGGCGCGTGCGCCGCGCGTGCGGGAAGGACGGGTTGTACCTGGTGGCCCTCACCGGCTACGGCCGGCCCGAGGATCAACAAGCCGCCTTCGACGCCGGCTTCGACGAGCATGTCGTCAAGCCCATCCGGCCCGAGATCCTGGACCGGGTCGTGGAGGGGGTCGTCACCGCGGTATCGGTTCGTGAGCGGCCGGAGACCGCGCCTCGTCACGGGTCGGATCGCTGGTCGTCCCGACCCGCGACGAGCGATGCCAACGCCGAGTGA
- a CDS encoding class I SAM-dependent methyltransferase, with translation MSLHSLAAQGFSAAADAYERGRPDYPPQAIEILTDALRLHAGRVLLDLGAGTGKMTRLLVSSGVRLIAVEPVEEMRQKLAGATPGLEILDGVAEAIPLPDASVDAVIAAQSFHWFHADLALPEIHRVLRPEGRVALVWNMRDTGVAWVARLSEILDRHGREAPHYRGFAWRADLSTSPLFEPVAEREVSHTQELDAEGLAERAASISYIAALPTAERLAVLREVRQLAAEHPDLRGRPTFAFPYRTVVAIYACRTMR, from the coding sequence ATGAGCCTTCACAGCCTCGCCGCACAGGGTTTCTCCGCGGCAGCCGACGCCTACGAGCGTGGGCGCCCCGATTACCCTCCCCAGGCCATAGAGATCCTCACGGACGCGCTTCGTCTGCACGCCGGTCGGGTCCTGCTCGATCTCGGCGCCGGAACGGGCAAGATGACGCGCCTGCTCGTGTCTTCTGGCGTTCGACTGATCGCGGTCGAGCCTGTCGAAGAGATGCGACAGAAGCTCGCCGGCGCCACGCCCGGCCTGGAGATCCTCGATGGCGTTGCAGAAGCCATCCCTCTGCCGGATGCCTCGGTCGACGCCGTGATTGCCGCGCAGTCGTTCCACTGGTTCCACGCCGATCTGGCATTGCCCGAGATCCACCGTGTGCTGCGGCCCGAGGGGCGGGTGGCGCTGGTATGGAACATGCGGGACACCGGGGTGGCCTGGGTCGCTCGCCTGTCGGAGATCCTCGATCGGCACGGTCGAGAGGCGCCCCACTACCGTGGCTTTGCCTGGCGGGCAGACCTCTCCACGAGCCCCCTCTTCGAGCCGGTGGCCGAGCGGGAGGTCTCCCACACGCAAGAGCTCGACGCCGAAGGGCTCGCCGAGCGCGCCGCTTCGATCAGCTACATCGCGGCGCTCCCGACCGCCGAGCGGCTGGCCGTGCTCCGCGAGGTCCGCCAGCTCGCTGCCGAGCACCCGGACCTCCGCGGGCGACCGACCTTCGCCTTCCCTTATCGGACCGTGGTAGCCATCTATGCGTGCCGAACCATGAGGTGA
- a CDS encoding NAD(P)/FAD-dependent oxidoreductase — protein sequence MPNHEVIVVGGGPAGVTAALAFAHQKPALAERIVVLERDHYPRDKYCAGGLGGRADRALARLGVHVDVPSVAIRGMSATTLDGEVSDRAGVIGRVVRRIEFDHALARIARTRGIQVVEGARVTALSFHDEEVVAESTKGAFHGRVVIGADGVGSIVRRALGLPFGRLRAQAVEVDTEPVATDRPRDMLHFDLDDHSYAGYAWDFPTLIDGAPMVCRGVYVLHPGALSRSASDEAFAGGDPDALLRAHLRKRGLDPARYRFKRFAERGLAAGLTMARPRALLVGEAAGIDPLFGEGIAQAIAYGVLAGAYLAPRLDAGALDFTDWDQHIQRSRLGADLRVRRRLVRRFYGRDRVRIERGVAASPSLLRFGLHHFSGDRMPMNEGMRAFVAALSLYARLRLPVP from the coding sequence GTGCCGAACCATGAGGTGATCGTCGTCGGTGGTGGGCCAGCGGGCGTCACCGCGGCCCTCGCCTTCGCGCACCAGAAGCCAGCGCTCGCCGAGCGCATCGTCGTCCTCGAGCGAGACCACTACCCACGAGACAAGTACTGTGCGGGAGGTCTTGGCGGCCGCGCGGACAGGGCACTCGCCCGCCTCGGCGTCCACGTCGACGTGCCGAGCGTGGCCATCCGTGGCATGAGCGCCACCACCCTCGACGGCGAAGTCTCCGATCGAGCCGGGGTGATCGGCCGGGTGGTGCGACGGATCGAGTTCGATCACGCCCTCGCCCGCATCGCGCGAACCCGCGGCATCCAGGTCGTCGAAGGCGCGCGGGTCACCGCGCTGTCCTTCCATGACGAAGAGGTCGTCGCCGAGAGCACCAAGGGCGCTTTTCACGGTCGGGTGGTGATCGGCGCCGATGGCGTCGGGAGCATCGTCCGCCGCGCCCTCGGCTTGCCCTTCGGCCGCCTCCGTGCCCAGGCCGTGGAGGTCGACACCGAGCCGGTCGCCACGGATCGCCCCCGTGACATGCTCCACTTCGACCTCGATGATCACTCGTATGCCGGCTACGCCTGGGATTTCCCCACGCTCATCGATGGCGCGCCCATGGTCTGCCGTGGCGTGTACGTCCTTCACCCTGGAGCGCTTTCCAGGAGCGCATCGGACGAAGCCTTCGCAGGTGGCGATCCCGACGCCTTGCTGCGAGCCCACCTCCGCAAGCGCGGCCTCGACCCCGCGCGCTACAGGTTCAAGCGGTTCGCCGAGCGGGGCCTCGCGGCAGGCCTGACCATGGCGCGCCCTCGCGCCTTGCTCGTCGGTGAAGCCGCCGGAATCGATCCCCTCTTCGGGGAGGGCATCGCCCAGGCCATCGCGTACGGCGTGCTCGCGGGCGCTTACCTCGCCCCGCGTCTCGACGCAGGTGCGCTGGACTTCACCGACTGGGACCAGCACATCCAGCGCTCACGGCTCGGCGCCGATCTGCGGGTGCGGCGTCGCCTGGTCCGCCGCTTCTACGGCCGCGACCGCGTCCGGATCGAGCGAGGCGTCGCCGCCTCTCCCTCGCTGCTTCGGTTCGGCCTGCATCATTTCAGCGGCGACCGCATGCCGATGAACGAAGGCATGCGGGCCTTCGTGGCCGCCCTCTCTCTTTATGCGCGCCTCCGCCTCCCGGTGCCCTGA